From the Oncorhynchus tshawytscha isolate Ot180627B unplaced genomic scaffold, Otsh_v2.0 Un_contig_1172_pilon_pilon, whole genome shotgun sequence genome, the window AGAAGAGGAAAAACTACAAATTGTATCCGCAACAAACGTCAACAATAAAACGGGACTTCGGATGAGCTCTGGATATGTCTGTGGCCTACAGTAACGTTTGTAGCAGGAGCTATAACGTTTCCGGCAGCGACAGATCCTGGTTTCTCCAGCCTGACCCATTTGATTCTTTGTCCTCAGAGCGACTAGCGGCAGTAAGTGGGAGGAATGTTCCCTGCTCTGCCCCCATACCAGCCAGCAGCACTATCTTTATCACACATTACCTTGGGTTTCACCCAAAATATCAAAATTACAGAAGTAAAATAGCCTATTCGCTGCACACCTCAAATATCTCATATCTCGACTCAGTAACTCGTAGTTACATAGTAAATCAAACATTTTAATTTCACAATTCACAAGGAACGGGTTTATTAATAATTGGGTAAACAAAACGGTCGATGAACCAGCCCAACTCCAAACCCTGAAATAACTCCTAGAATACACGATATATCTGCATGTCTCCTCCTACGTTTCAGTTATACTGCAAACCTACCATTCCAGTAGAGTCCTGTAAACCAGCCTGTGGGGCTGAAGCACTGaagcactgacagacagagactaaggtAGAGTCCTGTAAACCAGCCTGTGGGGCTGaagcactgagacagacagagactaaggtAGAGTCCTGTAAACCAGCCTGTGGGGCTGaagcactgagacagacagagactaaggtAGAGTCCTGTAAACCAGCCTGTGGGGCTGaagcactgagacagacagagactaaggtAGAGTCCTGTAAACCAGCCTGTGGGGCTGaagcactgagacagacagagactaaggtAGAGTCCTGTAAACCAGCCTGTGGGGGGCTGACAGAGACTAAGGTAGAGTCCTAAACCAGaagcacagacagagacagagtcctgtaaaccagcctgtggggctgagacagacagagactaagggAGAGTCCTGTAAACCAGCCTGTGGGGCTGaagcactgagacagacagagactaaaaggCACTGAGACAGAGTCCTGTAAACCAGCCTGTGGGGCTGGCTGACAGAGCACTGAGTCCTATAAACCACAGACAGAGACTAAGGTAGAGTAAACCAGCCTGTGGGGCTGTAAGGTAGACCAGCCTGTAAGGTAGAGGTAAACCAGCCTGTGGGGCTGaagcactgagacagacagagactaaggtAGAGTCCTGTAAACCAGCCTGTGGGGCTGaagcactgagacagacagagactaaggtAGAGTCCTGTAAACCAGCCTGTGGGGCTGAAGcactgagacagagactgagacagagactaaGGGAGAGTCCTATAAACCAGCCTGTGGGGCtagcactgagacagacagagactgagacagaagaGACTAAGGTAGAGAGTCCTGTAAACCAGCCTGTGGGGCTGaagcactgagacagacagagactaaggtAGAGTCCTGTAAACCAGCCTGTGGGGCTGtagcactgagacagacagagactaaggtAGAGTCCTGTAAACCAGCCTGTGGGGCTGAAGCACTGAGACAGAGACTAAGGTAGAGTCCTGTAAACCAGCCTGTGGGGCTGaagcactgagacagacagagactaaggtagagtaaaccagactgagacagacagagactaaggtAGAGTCCTGTAAACCAGCCTGTGGGGCTGaagcactgagacagacagagactaaggtAGAGTCCTGTAAACCAGCCTGTGGGGCTGtagcactgagacagacagagactaaggtAGAGTCCTGTAAACCAGCCTGTGGGGCTGAAGCACTGAGACAGAGACTAAGGGAGAGTCCTATAAACCAGCCTGTGGGGCTGaagcactgagacagacagagactaaggtAGAGTCCTATAAACCAGCCTGTGGGGCTGaagcactgagacagacagagactaaggtAGAGTCCTGTAAACCAGCCTGTGGGGCTGaagcactgagacagacagagactaaggtAGAGTCCTGTAAACCAGCCTGTGGGGCTGtagcactgagacagacagagactaaggtAGAGTCCTATAAACCAGCCTGTGGGGCTGAAGCACTGAGACAGAGACTAAGGGAGAGTCCTATAAACCAGCCTGTGGGGCTGaagcactgagacagacagagactaaggtAGAGTCCTGTAAACCAGCCTGTGGGGCTGtagcactgagacagacagagactaaggtAGAGTCCTGTAAACCAGCCTGTGGGGCTGAAGCACTGAGACTGACAGAGACTAAGGTAGAGTCCTGTAAACCAGCCTGTGGGGCTGAAGCACTGAGACAGAGACTAAGGTAGAGTCCTGTAAACCAGCCTGTGGGGCTGAAGCACTGAGACAGAGACTAAGGTAGAGTCCTATAAACCAGCCTGTGGGGCTGaagcactgagacagacagagactaaggtAGAGTCCTATAAACCAGCCTGTGGGGCTGtagcactgagacagacagagactaaggtAGAGTCCTGTAAACCAGCCTGTGGGGCTGtagcactgagacagacagagactaaggtAGAGTCCTGTAAACCAGCCTGTGGGGCTGaagcactgagacagacagagactaaggtAGAGTCCTATAAACCAGCCTGTGGGGCTGtagcactgagacagacagagactaagggAGAGTCCTGTAAACCAGCCTGTGGGGCTGAAGCACTGAGACAGAGACTAAGGTAGAGTCCTGTAAACCAGCCTGTGGGGCTGtagcactgagacagacagagactaaggtAGAGTCCTGTAAACCAGCCTGTGGGGCTGaagcactgagacagacagagactaagggAGAGTCCTATAAACCAGCCTGTGGGGCTGTAgcgctgagacagacagagactaaggtAGAGTCCTATAAACCAGCCTGTGGGGCTGaagcactgagacagacagagactaagggAGAGTCCTATAAACCAGCCTGTGGGGCTGAAGCACTGAGACAGAGACTAAGGGAGAGTCCTGTAAACCAGCCTGTGGGGCTGaagcactgagacagacagagactaacgTAGAGTcctatatggcaccctattctatacatagtgcactactactactgtatagtgcactactactactatatagtgtactactactgtatagtgcactactactactatatagtgtactactactactgtatagtgcactactactactgtatagtgtactactactactgtatagtgtactactactactgtatagtgcactactactactatatagtgcactacttagtgctctatgcagggaataggataccatttgggatgtaaaaAGACAGCGCGGTTCAGACTGGGCAGTGATGAACAATCTGTCATAACACCACTCAAATTAACCACTGAAGATACAGGAGCAATATTTATACAACTAGATTCTCCTGTCTGTATGTAGGCCAACCCTTTCCTGTTACataccctgtctgtgtgttgctAGGCCAACCCTTTCCTGTTACAgatcctgtctgtgtgttgctaGGCCAACCCTTTCCTGTTACatatcctgtctgtgtgtagctAGGCCAACCCTTTCCTGTTACACATCCTGTGTGTGTAGCTAGGCCAACCCTTTCCTGTTACacatcctgtctgtgtgttgctaGGTAACCCTTTCCTGTTACATATCCTGTCTGTGTCTTGGCCAACCCTTTCCTGTTACatatgctgtctgtctgtaggccaaCCCTTTCCTGTTacatatcctgtctgtctgtaggccaaCCCTTTCCTGTTacatatcctgtctgtctgtaggccaaCCCTTTCTTGTTACATACCCTGTCTGTGTGTAGCTAGGCCAACCCTTTCCTGTTACatatcctgtctgtgtgttgctaGGCCAACCCTTTCCTGTTACatatcctgtctgtgtgttgctaGGTAACCCTTTCCTGTTACATATCCTGTCTGTGTCTTGGCCAACCCTTTCCTGTTACatatgctgtctgtctgtaggccaaGCATTTCCTGTTACAGATCCTGTATGTGTGTTGCTAGGCCAACCCTTTCCTGTTAcatatctggtctgtgtgttgcTAGGCCAACCCTTTCCTGTTACACACATACCTACAGGTATGAACAGGTCACCTTGGTTTACCTACAGGTATGAAGGGAGACTGCATGTTAACAGGTCACCTTGGTTTATCTACAGGTATGAACAGGTCACCTTGGTTTACCTACAGGTATGAACAGGTCACCTTGGTTTATCTACAGGTATGAACAGGTCACCTTGGTTTATCTACAGGTATGAACAGGTCACCTTGGTTTATCTACAGGTATGAACAGGTCACCTTGGTTTACCTACAGGTATGAACAGGTCACCTTGGTTTACCTACAGGTATGAACAGGTCACCTTGGTTTAACAGGTCACCTTGGTTTACCTACAGGTATGAACAGGTCACCTTGGTTTACCTACAGGTATGAACAGGTCACCTTGGTTTATCTACAGGTATGAACAGGTCACCTTGGCTTACCTGAACAGGTCACCTTGGTTTACCTACAGGTATGAACAGGTCACCTTGGTTTACCTACAGGTATGAACAGGTCACCTTGGTTTACCTACAGGTATGAACAGGTCACCTTGGTTTATCTACAGGTATGTACAGGTCACCTTGGTTTACCTACAGGTATGAACAGGTCACCTTGGTTTACCTATAGGTATGAAGGGAGACTTCATGTTTACCTACAGGTATGAACAGGTCACCTTGGTTTACCTACAGGTATGAACAGGTCACCTTGGTTTATCTACAGTATGAACAGGTCACCTTGGTTTATCTACAGGTATGAACAGGTCACCTTGGTTTATCTACAGGTATGAACAGGTCACCTTGGTTTATCTACAGGTATGAACAGGTCACCTTGGTTTATCTACAGGTATGAACAGGTCACCTTGGTTTACCTACAGGTATGAACAGGTCACCTTGGTTTACCTACAGGTATGAACAGGTCACCTTGGTTTACCTACAGGTATGAACAGGTCACCTTGGTTTATCTACAGGTATGAACAGGTCACCTTGGTTTACCTACAGGTATGAACAGGTCACCTTGGTTTATCTACAGGTATGAACAGGTCACCTTGGTTTATCTACAGGTATGAACAGGTCACCTTGGTTTATCTACAGGTATGAACAGGTCACCTTGGTTTACCTACAGGTATGAACAGGTCACCTTGGTTTATCTACAGGTATGAACAGGTCACCTTGGTTTACCTACAGGTATGAACAGGTCACCTTGGTTTACCTACAGGTATGAACAGGTCACCTTGGTTTACCTACAGGTATGAACAGGTCACCTTGGTTTACCTACAGGTATGAACAGGTCACCTTGGTTTATCTACAGGTATGAACAGGTCACCTTGGTTTATCTACAGGTATGAACAGGTCACCTTGGTTTATCTACAGGTATGAACAGGTCACCTTGGTTTATCTACAGGTATGAACAGGTCACCTTGGTTTACCTACAGGTATGAACAGGTCACCTTGGTTTATCTACAGGTATGAACAGGTCACCTTGGTTTACCTACAGGTATGAACAGGTCACCTTGGTTTACCTACAGGTCACCTTGGTTTACCTACAGGTATGAACAGGTCACCTTGGTTTACCTACAGGTATGAACAGGTCACCTTGGTTTACCTACAGGTATGAACAGGTCACCTTGGTTTACCTACAGGTCACCTTGGTTTACCTACAGGTATGAACAGGTCACCTTGGTTTACCTACAGGTATGAACAGGTCACCTTGGTTTACCTACAGGTATGAACAGGTCACCTTGGCTTACCTACAGGTATGAACAGGTCACCTTGGCTTACCTACAGGTATGAACAGGTCACCTTGGCTTACCTACAGGCATGACGGGAGGCTGTCGTCATTGGGTTCGATCCCATATGGTATCTATCCCCAATACAATTCACTATTTTTGACAAGAGTCCAACGGGCCTCAGGgaacagggagccatttgggatgcagacataaCTTCCACCAAGGCCACTGACTCCAGATCAGATTCCACATTCATTCCTCCTTTGTAGTTGGGAGGAAAAAAACAATTCCCCATTcggtctgttttttattttatttaaactaggcaagtcagttaagaacaaattcttatttacaatgacggcattcAGATACACAAACAAGGCTCTCTGGCTCAGGTCTCCCCCATCCATGTAATCATATTCATTAGGACAAAAAGGCTAAAACTGATCCAGGATCAGGCCTCCCCCATCCATGTAATCATATTCATTAGGACAAAAAGGCTAAAACTGATCCAGGATCAGGCCTCCCCCATCCATGTAATCATATTCATTAGGTCTAAAAGGCTAAAACTGATCCAGGATCAGGCctcccctgtccatgtaatcataTTCATTAGGTCTAAAAGGCTAAAACTGATCCAGGATCAGCCCCCTGTCCATAAAATCATATTCATATATATGGGGCCCGGTCTGAATATGGAGCCCGGTCTGAATATGGAGCCTGGTCTGAATATGGAGCCTGGTCTGGCCTTGGGGCCCGGTCTGAATATGGAGCCTGGTCTGGCGCCAACAGAACAGTCGGTCATCCTCTTCTCATTCCATATCTGCCATGTCCACATCCCCCTGGGACACACCCCCTTTCTGGCGTCTGGCTGCCTTTGGTGCTGCTGCCTTCTTTGGTGCTGCTGCCTTCTTTGGTGCTGCCTCaactaaggagggagagagagacagacctcaGATgctgcacacagagagagagatatatataggttATACACacaggccagtttattaggtacactacCCCGTTCACCTAAAGGAGAAGGTGCAGTACAACAGCGTTGTGCAGAACAGCCtatcctatcagctaaaaacaagaagaaacgGCCCCAGTGGGCACGCCATCGCCAACACTGGACAACTGGGGGTGGAAACACCGTCTGGGTCCTCACGAATCCCACTTCCTGTTGAggcatgctgatggcagagtcaggagtccaTGTCTCCATCTTGTCTGGTTCCGGACGAATCCCACTTCCTGTTGAggcatgctgatggcagagtcaggagtccaGGTCTCCGTCTTGTCTGGTTCCGGACGAATCCCACTTCCTGTTGAggcatgctgatggcagagtcaggagtccaTGTCTCCGTCTTGTCTGGTTTcaacagtagtggtggtgtaaTGCTGTGGGGAATGTTtccctggcacacgttaggtcccctTGATACCGATTGAGAAACGTTTGAACGCCACAGCATCTGTGAACATCGTTGCTGTCCAAACGCCAATAGATTATCTCTGGGTTGAGATGGAACGGGGCTGTTGGCAGCACGACTGTACCGCCGGCCAATCAGCAGCAACTGCGCGATGACATCACGTcaacatggaccaacatccctgtggaacgtttcccgaacttgtagaatccatgcccgaagaagtcaggctgttctggaggcaaaggggggtccgaccAGGTATTAGATGGGTGATAAAATGGttccaaacattaggaacacctcccttcgccctcagaacagcctcaatacgTCGGGCATGGTCTCTTCATATGCTGATTAATGGGTGCATGGCCGTCTACATGGACTGGACTGAACGGCCAGAACAACGAGACGGCTCAGATGATGAGGTGACTAAAGTCAGCTACTCTACATTATGAGGGGTGACTAAAGTCAGCTGCTCTACATTATGAGGGGTGACTAAAGTCAGCTGCTCTACATTATGAGGGGTGACTAAAGTCAGCTACTATATTTTATGAGGGGTGACTAAACTCAGCTACTATACATTGTGAGAGGTGACTAAACTCAGCTACTCTACATTGTGAGGGGTGACTAAACTCAGCTACTCTACATTATGAGGGGTGACTAAACTCAGCTACTCTACATTATGAGGGATGACTAAACTCAGCTACTCTACATTATGAGGGGTGACTAAACTCAGCTACTCTACATTATGAGGGGTGACTAAACTCAGCTACTCTACATTATGAGGGGTGACTAAACTCAGCTACTCTACATTATGATTGACCGGTGGAGAGTTTATCCTTTCTGAAGTGGATATGAGAGCACATGACAACTCAGAGGAAACGTGATTCAACAACCCAGTTAAACATGTATAGTTATTCACTTTTACCTTCCATAGCGGCCTTCTCTGCTTTCATGTGTTGCAGCTGTTTGAGCAGCTTGCGTTTCTTCTTCCCAGACAGAGTGATGTTGGCTCTGGGGCTGGAGCTGATCAGAGACGacaaacaacaacagcaacacttTCAGACTACAGAGTGATGTTGGTTCTGGGGCTGGAGCTGAGCAGAGACGACAACAACACGTTCAGACTACAGAGTGATGTTGGTTCTGGGGCTGGAGCTGAGCAGAGACGACAACAACACGTTCAGACTACAGAGTGATGTTGGCTCTGGGGCTGGAGCTGAGCAGAGACGACAACAACACGTTCAGACTACAGAGTGATGTTGGCTCTGGGGCTGGAGCTGAGCAGAGACGACAACAACACGTTCAGACTACAGAGTGATGTTGGCTCTGGGGCTGGAGCTGAGCAGAGACGACAACAACACGTTCAGACTACAGAGTGATGTTGGCTCTGGGGCTGGAGCTGAGCAGAGACGACAACAACACGTTCAGACTACAGAGTGATGTTGGCTCTGGGGCTGGAGCTGAGCAGAGACGACAACAACACGTTCAGACTACAGAGTGATGTTGGCTCTGGGGCTGGAGCTGAGCAGAGACGACAACAACACGTTCAGACTACAGAGTGATGTTGGCTCTGGGGCTGGAGCTGAGCAGAGACGACAACAACACGTTCAGACTACAGAGTGATGTTGGCTCTGGGGCTGGAGCTGAGCAGAGACGACAACAACACGTTCAGACTACAGAGTGATGTTGGCTCTGGGGCTGGAGCTGAGCAGAGACGACAAACAACAACAGCAAGACTTTCAGACTACAGAGTGATGTTGGCTCTGGGGCTGGAGCTGAGCAGGGACGACAATCAACAACATCACTTTCAGACTACAGAGTGATGTTGGCTCTGGGGCTGGAGCTGAGCAGGGACGACAAACAACAACACTTTCAGACTGCAACATGGCAATGATGATGGAGCGAAGGAACAAACACAGCAGCTCAACAAGCCAATCAGACCACAGCAACAAAGACCTGGGTACTACTACCATACACCCTAGGACTCAAAACAACCACAATACTTCACCTGGTCAAGATCCTGGACAACAACAATAACACTTCACCTGGTCAGGATCCTGGACAACAACAATAACACTTCACCTGGTCAggatcctggacaacaacacttcaCCTGGTCAGGATCCTGGACAACAACAATAACACTTCACCTGGTCAGGATCCTGGACAACAGGATGGACAACACTTCACCTGGTCTGGatcctggacaacaacaacaacacttcacctggtctggatcctggacaacaacacttcacctggtcaggatcctggacaacaacacttcacctggtcaggatcctggacaacaacacttcacctggccaggatcctggacaacaacaacaacacttcacctggtcaggatcctggacaacaacaacaacacttcacctggtcaggatcctggacaacaacaacaacacttcacctggtcaggatcctggacaacaacaacaacacttcacctggtctggatcctggacaacaacaacaacacttcacctggtctggatcctggacaacaacacttcacctggtcaggatcctggacaacaacaacaacacttcacctggtcaggatcctggacaacaacaacaacacttcacctggtcaggatcctggacaacaacaacaacacttcacctggtcaggatcctggacaacaacaacaacacttcacctggtcaggatcctggacaacaacaacacacttcacctggtcaggatcctggacaacaacacttcaCAACTTCACTTCACCTGGTCAGGatcctggacaacaacaacaacacttcacctggtcaggatcctggacaacaacaacacttcacctggtcaggatcctggacaacaacaacacttcacctggtcaggatcctggacaacaacaacacttcacctggtcaggatcctggacaacaacaacaacacttcacctggtctggatcctggacaacaacaacaacacttcacctggtcaggatcctggacaacaacaacacttcacctggtcaggatcctggacaacaacaacacttcacctggtcaggatcctggacaacaacaacacttcacctggtcaggatcctggacaacaacacttcacctggtc encodes:
- the LOC112240684 gene encoding uncharacterized protein C11orf98, translated to MGKTGTPGGKINRPKTELGKKLYKRRRNLTREKRRRHIKVGAVVDEGLTTIHHLRKRNSSPRANITLSGKKKRKLLKQLQHMKAEKAAMEVEAAPKKAAAPKKAAAPKAARRQKGGVSQGDVDMADME